A DNA window from Acetilactobacillus jinshanensis contains the following coding sequences:
- a CDS encoding ATP-binding protein, whose translation MIIKQVHIFNYGKWHDITLPLRKGLNILYGRNEAGKTTLLSFIRGVLFGYVNRHSSHKNYIPSKSKNYGGQLEIIANDQTYIVQRMAGKNGGQVTILNNHGDQLDKSLLKKILGPFDRNTFDALYYFGTVDLRKVGKLKQRDLIYRIQRIGLAHSNDWIDYREALNKDAKKIYTPRGYKPPLNQKLKRYARLLDQIKTAKSGYTTYQELLKAIDRYHRDQHVIQAQLDQQNQRVKQVNQAQNTWLQYQKVKSLRPVMNHKLLPGFTADDADHLQQLSKRLIKAQEHVKLINQQIDEASSQVANDGSTRYYVQHLDEIRKLADQFNDVERKLQQVKLSQEHLANLNDQLKTLRSKYLVNDHVLRPMSRDDYQSVQHVADQIHQNQTKLQVLSQRLLMLQNQSGPHNSGKDYVTYGISGLLILVGAISSIWLIAILGIILGIIWFAYRLQAIKQNHAKLNSIHKDVHEHQQATNKFSRQINQYQSKYHYPDSSVEKWIVIQDDLKRIVKLTSERQTLKQHITQLTNDLNKYFNDWSFMNRQLTLSSDRSSEIMQLKNYVAKMHQILTLNKQADQQRQKYQQQLDEADGKQRTVKDNLDQFYQDRHVKDANEFTQQQKAQTKLKQQQATYRDLSKQIGNKELATLKHYQSYGELKALKTQITQEANTLEARLQDVTKKLTADQVKLDHLIHNGSYDELQQRAANARTEINTLVERWLDEVLASQWINAALNLATKGRVPKIERQAQANFKTLTNGRYVSIVFNKTQIKVMRNDKQRFTLYELSKGTVQQLYLALIFAMAQVFGTDYPMPIIVDDGFTDFDVTRRKAAVNLLKQLSDKLQVIYCTSDENFSSGQDVMDLNQL comes from the coding sequence TAAATGGCATGATATAACACTTCCACTTCGGAAGGGTTTAAACATTCTTTACGGACGAAATGAAGCCGGTAAAACAACGTTACTAAGCTTTATTCGTGGTGTTTTGTTTGGTTATGTAAATCGTCATTCTAGTCATAAAAATTATATCCCCAGTAAATCAAAGAATTATGGTGGTCAGTTAGAGATAATTGCGAATGACCAAACTTATATCGTTCAGCGCATGGCTGGGAAAAACGGTGGCCAAGTAACGATTTTAAATAATCATGGTGACCAATTAGATAAGTCACTCTTAAAGAAAATATTAGGGCCGTTTGATCGAAATACGTTTGATGCTTTGTATTATTTTGGAACCGTTGACTTGCGAAAGGTCGGTAAGCTAAAGCAACGTGATTTAATTTACCGGATCCAGAGAATTGGGTTAGCACACAGTAACGACTGGATTGATTATCGGGAAGCTTTAAATAAAGACGCTAAGAAAATATATACCCCACGTGGATATAAGCCACCGTTAAACCAGAAATTAAAGCGCTATGCTCGATTACTTGATCAAATTAAAACGGCTAAATCAGGTTACACAACGTATCAGGAATTACTTAAAGCCATTGACCGATATCATCGTGATCAACACGTAATTCAAGCTCAATTAGATCAACAAAACCAGCGTGTTAAGCAGGTTAACCAAGCTCAAAATACGTGGCTTCAGTATCAAAAAGTAAAGTCTTTACGACCGGTAATGAATCATAAGTTGTTGCCAGGTTTTACGGCTGACGATGCTGATCATTTACAGCAGTTATCTAAGCGGTTAATCAAGGCTCAAGAACACGTCAAATTGATTAATCAGCAAATTGATGAAGCTTCATCACAAGTGGCTAATGATGGGTCTACACGCTATTATGTTCAGCATCTAGATGAGATTAGAAAACTTGCGGATCAATTTAACGATGTTGAGCGTAAACTTCAGCAGGTTAAGTTATCACAAGAACACCTAGCTAATCTAAATGATCAGTTGAAAACGTTACGGTCTAAATATCTAGTTAATGATCATGTTTTAAGGCCAATGAGCCGGGATGATTATCAATCAGTTCAACACGTTGCCGATCAAATTCATCAGAATCAGACTAAGTTGCAAGTATTAAGCCAACGATTATTAATGCTTCAAAATCAATCTGGACCTCATAATTCTGGAAAAGATTATGTCACTTATGGAATTAGCGGTTTATTAATTTTAGTTGGTGCAATTTCATCGATTTGGTTGATTGCTATATTGGGCATTATTCTTGGTATAATTTGGTTTGCCTATCGTCTTCAAGCCATTAAACAAAATCATGCTAAACTCAATAGTATTCATAAAGATGTTCATGAGCACCAACAGGCGACTAATAAATTTAGCCGTCAAATTAACCAATACCAATCGAAATATCACTATCCAGATAGTTCGGTGGAAAAATGGATCGTGATTCAGGATGACCTGAAACGAATCGTTAAACTTACGTCTGAAAGACAAACGTTAAAACAACATATTACTCAACTTACGAATGATTTAAATAAGTACTTTAATGATTGGTCATTTATGAATCGTCAGTTAACACTTAGTTCTGATCGGTCTAGTGAGATCATGCAACTTAAAAATTACGTGGCAAAAATGCACCAAATTTTAACGTTGAATAAGCAGGCTGATCAGCAGCGACAAAAATATCAACAACAATTAGATGAAGCTGATGGTAAGCAAAGGACTGTTAAAGATAACCTTGATCAGTTTTATCAGGATCGACATGTGAAAGACGCTAACGAATTTACCCAGCAACAAAAAGCGCAGACTAAACTAAAGCAACAACAAGCTACTTATCGTGACTTGTCTAAACAGATTGGTAATAAAGAACTTGCAACTTTAAAGCATTATCAATCCTATGGTGAATTAAAGGCTTTAAAGACTCAAATTACCCAGGAAGCAAATACCTTGGAAGCTCGTTTACAGGATGTTACTAAAAAGTTAACTGCTGATCAAGTCAAATTAGATCATTTAATCCATAACGGTAGTTACGATGAACTTCAGCAACGTGCAGCCAACGCTCGAACCGAAATTAATACGTTAGTTGAACGTTGGCTGGATGAAGTCTTGGCTAGCCAGTGGATTAATGCCGCCTTAAATTTGGCAACCAAAGGACGAGTCCCTAAGATTGAACGACAGGCCCAAGCTAACTTTAAAACGTTGACCAATGGTCGTTACGTTTCAATTGTCTTTAATAAGACCCAAATTAAAGTTATGCGTAACGATAAACAACGGTTTACCCTTTATGAATTATCAAAGGGAACCGTTCAGCAGCTTTATTTAGCGTTGATCTTTGCCATGGCTCAGGTCTTTGGCACGGATTATCCAATGCCGATTATAGTTGATGACGGCTTTACTGATTTTGATGTAACCCGTCGTAAAGCGGCCGTTAATTTACTAAAACAACTTAGTGATAAATTACAGGTAATTTACTGTACATCTGACGAAAACTTTTCTAGTGGTCAAGATGTGATGGATCTAAATCAGCTTTAG